The Bubalus kerabau isolate K-KA32 ecotype Philippines breed swamp buffalo chromosome 8, PCC_UOA_SB_1v2, whole genome shotgun sequence genomic sequence AGGTGGCGAGTGGCCTGGAAACCATCTCTTCCGGATGTCTAAAAGAGCTGGTATATTTAGCCAGGAGACAAAGAGGCATTTGGGGTTAGGAGTGGTGTGTGAGGTGGCCAACTGTGACCTGCCAGTGGATGTGAGGCAGACAGATTTGGCTGCAGGAGCAGGAATCATAGCACTTAACCACATCCCAGCATTTGTTCTGAGCACTTTTCTCACAGTAATTCATTTACTCTTCACAACATCCCTATGAGAGAGGTTCTTATGATCTTCCTTTATAGATGAGTTTACTGGGCCCAGAGCTAAATGTAAGCAAAGCAGGGACTGGAATTCCAGCCACGTGGCTCCTGGGGTCAAGGTCAAACCTCCACACTCTGCCTGTTTGTGTCCCAGAACTTCTTAATGCCAGATTAGGCCAGCCATAGGACTGTGGTGAGCCCCCATAGTTGCTATGGGTATTCAAGTAGAAATTGAAGAGCCCCCTattgtaaatagaaaaaaaaaaaaaatgaatgagttagtcactcagtggtatccaaccctttgcaaccctgtagactgtagcctgccaggctcctctgtccatgggattctccaggcaagaatactggagtgggtggccattcccttccctgggggatcttcccgactcagggattgaacccacatctccctgcggctcctgcattgcagacagcttCTTCACCGTGTGAGCCTAGAAGTTGGCACTAAATGTTCACTACCCCTTAAAGGTATTCTGCAGTTGTCGGTGAGTTCTAGTTCACAGACGTTCTATAGTGGACAGCTCTCCCCTGCGGGGAGGAGAGGGTCCCGTTTACCGGAGTAGTTTTCATTTCTGGCAGCCCAGGCAGGTCTGCCCAGTCTTGAGCCAGTAACTGGACAGCAGCTCTTCCCCAGCACTCTGATTCTAAACTTAGAATGTGTCAGAATCATCTGGGAAGCTTGAAGATGTCAGCTTCTGGGTTCTGAAAGCACTGAACACAATTGTGATTTAGTCGATCTAAGATCAGGTGAGAAATTCAGTCCTCAATAAAGGGAACTGTGAACCTTATTTGAGCCTAAAAGCTCTTTTGTGTTTTCAGTTGTTAGGTAGTAAACTCTGATGGGAGAAGATAAGGACGCAGAGTATTTTTTATCTGGTTTGCTAAGTATAGAAGCTATCTGTTGGCGTGAACTAGCTGGTCAACAGAATCACCACTCAGCTCTGCTGGGTTCCCCGCCTGCTGCTACAGCCAGGGCCGTGCTATTAAACTCAGCCATTTagcagtggcttccctggtggctcagatggtaaagaatctgcctgcaatgcaggagctgttgttcagttgctaagtcgtgtccaactctgtgaccccatggactgcagcacactaggctgccctgtccttcactatctcccggaatttgctcaaagttgtgtccagtgagtcggtgatgccatccaaccatctcattctctgttgcccccttcttctcctgccctcaatctttctctgcatcggggtcttttctaatgagtgacTCTTGACAtcgagtggccaaagtattggagcttcaacttcagcttcagtccttccagtgaatattcagtgattgggaagatcccctggagaagaaaatgacaacccacttcaatattcttgcctggagaattccacgcccagaggagcctggtgggcttcagtccatggagtcataaagaggtggacatgactgagcgactaatacacacacacacacatttatttgtatttatttatcatttatttgtacTCAAGAGCCATCCTGTCTCCTCCATAACCATCTTAAAAAACCTGTTATAGCATGGTGAATTCAGGGCTGGCTGGAGTTCCCATCCTGGAGTTGATGTTTTCTTGGGCCTGAGCTGCAGGCCACGAGACTCTCTGTATTAGCTTCCCTGGATTGCCATGAAAATACTTTCACAAAGCGGGGGTGGGGGCTTAAACAACAAATTTAATATCTCACAGTGCAAGAGgggagaagtccaaaatcaaaatGTTGGCGAGCCCATGCCCTCTCTGAAGACTCTAGGACAGGATCCTGCCTTCCTCTTCCAGCATCTGGTGGCCCTGGGGATTCCTTGACTTGTGGCCCCATCACTCCTGCCTCCCTGGTCACGTGGatttttcctccctgtgggtCTGTCTGtgctcctcttcttataaagacaccagtcatactggattaaagtgaaggaaaatgaaagtgaagttgctcaattgtgtccgactctttgcgaccctatggactgtagcctaccaggctcctccatccaaaggaattttccaggcaagagtattggagtgggttgccatttccttctccagatattgAATTAAAGACCTACCTTAGTCCATTATGACCTTAGCTTAACTAATTTCATCTACAGCGACCCTAGTTTTGAATAAGGCCACATTCTCGGCTACCGGGGTGAAGACATCAGCATGCCTTTTTGGGAACACGTCTCTTGTCCCGTTGCCCCTTTGCCTGTTTCCATGTGTCAGGTGCCCACGCCGTGTCCACCAGGGGATGTGGGCTGGGTCAGCACGCCGAGGACCACTCCTGGGCGGCCTTGCTGGGAGGGAACGAGCCAACTGCCCTGAGGTTGTGCCCACAGGTGTCGATCGCCTTCCAGGACCTGGCCGTGCGGTTCTCCGAGGACGAGTGGCGGCTGCTGGGGGAGGGCCAGAGGGCGCTCTACCTGGACGTGATGCGGGAGAACTACGACACGCTGGCCTCCCTGGGTGAGGAGCGGGGCCGTTGTCGGGTGGGAGGGTGCCGGCGCAGCAACTTGAGGGCCCAGGGTTGCCTGGGAGCTCGGGTGTCTCGTGGGGCCTTAGTCTTCGTTCACACAGCAAGGTGGCGTCCGAGAGCCGACACTGAGCTGGGGGCGCCTCTCAGGTCTTCCATGCCATTGTTACTGTGGACAGTACCAAGGGTCTGGGTGCGATTTGGTGGGGGTGCCAAACAGCTGGCACAATGGCACTGGTCTTGGAAGTTCTGACGGTCCCTGGGGTTTGGGtggtcacacagacacacatatgtacacacatgtacacaggtTTGGGATGGTCATACAAACACACtcgtgtacacatgcacacagggaTTGGGTGGTCACATACACACGTGTACATGGAGTTTGGGTGGTCACATGGCTAGACATGTACATGCATGTTCATGGGGTTTGGGTTGTCACACAGACGTGTGTACACATGTACACAGGGTTTGGGTggtcacatgtacacacatgtacatggaGTTTGGGTGGTCACATGGATAGACATGTGCATGCATATACATGGGGTTTGGGTGATCACACAgacatgtgtgtacacatgtacacAGGGTTTGGGTggtcacatgtacacacatgtacatggaGTTTGGGTGGTCACACAGATAGAtgtgtatacacatgtacatgGGGTTTGGGAAGTCACATGGATAGACATGTACATGCATGTACATGGGGTTTGGGTGGTCACAcggagacacatgtacacacatgtacatgggGTTTGGGtggtcacacatacacacatgtacataggTGCCTGGATGTCTGGGTGCCTGGGCCTCTGGTGTGATGATGTAGAAGGGTGGAGGCCGGCTTCCACTCCCGGGGACGGTCCCTCTTTTCtttcccagggacggcggagccgcTCCCCCTCTCGGCCTTCCTATCTCCCTCAGAGCCTGGAGGAGCTGTGGGGGCCCGGAGCCGTGCTGGAGACCGGCAGGAGCCGCCCCAGGGAGGAGGCCCCCTGGGTGAGTAATCTGTGCAGATGAGAGCCCCTCGGGGTGGGTCCTGGACCCCCTGGGTTGCCTGGGCCCTGGGTGGACTCACTCATGTCCCTCCCACCGTGTGGTCCTCGGCCCCTGGATTCATTCCGTACAGGATACTGTGACCTCAGCATTCCCCACCTCGCCACACCCACCCCTCCCTGACCTTTCACCCCGACCCCTCTGAACCAGGAGCCTGGTATACTGTTGCTCATTGTGTGAAGCGCTCAGAAGCAGCCTGGGCTCACCCTGGGAGAGTCTTTGCCCCTcaggccccctcccccgccacccaAGCAGAGCCAGTTGCAGCCCTTGAAGGTCCAGAGAGCTCGGGGGGGTGGATGTGGTCCAGGGGttggcaggagaggcaggagtcCGGATGGTGGCCGGAGATGGGGAGGCAGTCCTCCCTTGGTGTCCCCTCCATGGCCCAACAGGGACCGAGGGACAGAGCAGAGAGGAGCTCTGTTACCCGCAGCCCCCAGCATCTTGGTCCTGCTGTGCCCACGCGCAGGGCACCTGCCTTGAACCCAGGTTCTCTTTGTTTGCGCacatcagtgtctcctttgcAGCCCCTCCCGTGGTGGGAGGATTACGTGAGACGCAGCATGTGCCGACTGAtgttgggggagggggccggAGTTCACTGTGGTCTCTTGGCAGGAGGAGCCCCCCAGCACAGCCTGCACCTCAGTGCCCTGGTGCAGCTCGTGCAGGAGATCCCCGAGTTCCTGTTCGGGGAAGGCAGCCCCGAGAGTAGTGGGGGAGCCAGCCTGGATGGGGTGGCTGTGAGCTCCCAGGGTGAGTCTGACGGGGGGCCCCGCTGCATCCCACAGACGAGTTCAAGCTGCCGGCCCGGCCCCTGGGTGGAATTACCCGTTAATATGAATGCCTGGGTGGCAGGCCGGTCCCCTGAGAGGACACGGACGGGGGAGAGACTGTGGCCTCTGACTTTCTCTAGTGGTTTTGACCCAGCTTCATCCACGCCTTTGGGGCCCCCGTCGCGTCCTGCCCTACAGTGGTGGATGAGGCCGTCCCTGTTGTGTAGATGAGTGCCCAGCGGCTGAGTCCCCCACAACCTGTGCTCTCCCTGTCTTACCAGACTTCTTCCTCCCCCAAGCTTGCAAGGCTCTCCCGCCTCCCCAGAAGTTtctccccccagccccagcctgcagGGTTTCTTTGCGTCCCCTCAGCTGATGGTCAGCTGGGGACGATCTTCTCAGAACAAGGCCACAGCCTGAATCTACATCTTGGAGCCCAGGGATGGCAAGGCAGAGGTTACTGACATCCTGGTCGTTGTTAGTTGAACATGGCAAGGAAGGGCCAGCATGGGGCAGTGTTGGGACATTGTACCTCCTGCCAGGCTTAATTCCaataccccccccacccccctcagcAGCTGTGACGGAGGATATGTGCCCTCTTCGAGACCTGCTCCGCTGCCTTCCAGATACACCCGTGGGCCTGCTTGGCCTGGCCGCCACGCCCAGCGGCAGCTCGTCCAGCAGCACCCCCGGGGCCAGGGGGCCGGGGAGCCCCCTCCCCATCAGTGAGTAGgactcagtgcagggggcccacaccctcttgatttttttccaggACTTGGTTTCCTTTATAACTGGGTCCAGCTCCTCAGTGGGGCGGAGTTGGGGGAGGTGCGGAGCAGGCCTGGTGCTGGCCTCTGTCTGGGGACCAGTGAGGATTCAGGATGCTCAGCCTCACTCGTGGAGTGCTGTGTGCAGCGTGTCTGCGGACCTGACACTCAGACCTCTCATCAGGACAGCCCTAACAGCGGGGGAAGACAAGGCTGGCCTTTGGaatttctctgggtctcagtttatttttaaaatgcttgcgGATTTTACATTTGTCTAAATGTCTATTTTTATCTAAACTATTTTGAATTAATATGGCATAAAATAGCCagtgctttcatgcattggagaaggaaatggcaacccactccagtgttcttgcctggagaatcctggggacaggggagcctggtgggctgccatctatggggtcacacagagtcggacacgactgaagtgacttaacagcagcagcagcaggggcttaaccctggtggtccagtggttaagactctgctcttccaatggagaggtcatgggttcaatccctggtcagggaactaagattccacatgccggtggccaccaaaaaaaagaaaagcatgccCCACTTAGCTCGTAGTTTCAGGCATCAGCTGGCACCTTTGCTCTGGAGTCCCACATGTCCAGCTTTGAGAAATGTTGAGTGCAAGGCTGGGGCCTGACTTGAGGAGGCAATCAGAAACTTGAGGAGGCAATCAGAGACCCTCACGGGAGGGTCCCCGGGGCGAGCAGTCTTGTGTTTACATTCACACCAGAAGGAAATGGGGAAGGACCCTGCACCTTAGGATGGACTCTGGGAACAAGCCCGTCATAGCTGGCTGAGCCACCGAGTTCCCAGGACTCAGCTGTCCCTTGGGGAGCAGTTAAAAGCTGGGGAGGCccatcctctgtgtgtgtgttgggaaggGGCAATTTCTCAGGGTCTGGAGCCTGGGCTGGAAAGGCCTGCCTGTCTCTTCTGCAACAGAAACTACCGACAAGCCAAGGCCTGTGGAGGAGGGGAGCCCAGGAGCCCCTGGCCGGGAGCCCAGCCCTGCCACCTGCAATCAGGGCAGTAGCAAGAGCCGCAGGAATCCGGAGAGAGGGACCCCGGGGGCAGGTGAGGGGCCGGCTTTCCTGAGGGTGGGGCTGAGGAtggggggcaggtggggaggcATCATGTGGCCCTCACCTGGGGCCTCCTGATGGTCCTACCTGGCAGACGGCATCCCTGTGGTCATGGGTGGGAAACCTGACCGCGGCTGGCCTTGCAGGAGCTGCGAGCATCTCTCCTGGGCACAGCCCCTTGCAAGGCCTCATCAACTGCCTGAAGGAGATCCTCGAgcctgggccccagggccccgAGGGACCACGGAGCTCGCCACCGCCACCCGCCCCCAGCCTGGGTGCCTCCCAGCTGagcagggcagagctggggcctGGGGGCCCTCCCTGGGCCGGTGAGTCCCTGCGGACCTGTCTCGTTGGGCCAAGGTTTCTGAGCCCGTGGAGAGCTCCAGTTGCTCTCTGTAGATACTTCTCTGTAGGTATGGCGTCTTCCCTAAGGATCCTTGTCAGCTTGGCTGCTCCGGTATCTCTAGTGTCACATTTCTGGAGCCAGATGGCTGTGTTAAGGGAACAGCGTGGTCAGCATAATCAGCTTGTGgaagaaaaccagaaatagatTTTGCCCTGGATTCTTATGGGTTCTTGACTCATCCTAAGGTGGGACATCTGAGAATAAGAGGCTGAGGGGCACTTCTTGTTGACCCTATGCGGGATCCTTGGGATGGGCTTTGGGGATGGGGGTGATATGGTGGGGGCTGGAGCCCCAGCCCTGAACTCTGAAGCTCGGTAGCCGGGCAGAATGTGAAAAGCTCCTTGGGGCTTCGAGCCTcggtttcccatctgtaaaaaggGTAACTGTTCTCACCTTAGAGGACTGTCCTGAGGCTTAGGCACACTAATGATGTGTGTGTAAGTGTTTGTAAAACGCTTGGGCGTCCTCAAATTAAGTTCTGCTCAAGGCCAAGAGAACCATTTCCAAGTAGTGAGCCAGGCCACCCACTTCCTTTGTTTGTTCTCAGAGCAGAACCTCATCTTCCTTTTACCCAGCCAGCTCTGGGAGGTGTAGCCAGGCATTTTTAAACCAAGTGCTAAGAAGACAGTGGCCCTGCGCAAGGCTGAGTGAGTTGCAAGAAGACCCACATCCCCGGGTTTCTGGCCTTGGACCTTTAATTGATCCCTCTTTCGGTTGTTGTCACCAAGACTGAGGTCACTGGGTTCAGGGGGACGCGTGTTCCTTTTTTCCTGtagtgaagacagaggcagcctCGGGAGATTGTCCCCTCCAGGGCCTGCTGAACTGTCTGAAGGAGATCCCCGAGGCTCGGGACAGGCATCCCAGCCCCTCAGGAGCCAGTGACCCACGGCTGCGGGAGGACCCAGGGGCCTGGAAAAGGAATTCTGGAGGTAAAGGCCGCCGGCTGGGCAGGGAGCCCCTGGGCATCGcttgtttcctttctctgctccaagcaGACCTTCCACCACCAGACACTCGGGCCCGCATGTCAGTGTGTTGGCTAGAGTGGCCAGACGTTGGGGCTCACGCTGTAGAAGGAGCTGGGCATGTGGGAGTGCATCAGTGTGAAAACATTCCAGGTTGGCTCTTATAGTAGGAGCTGAGGGTtccaaaaggaaggagggaatCACTGGGAGGGAGAGACAAAAAGCAGAAGGCAGAGCTCCGGGCAGTGCACATTCCGGGGCTCGTTCTGATGTGGGGGTTCTTGTGATCGTTTGGGTTCACCATGGGTCGTTGGTGTTCcagaactcttgagagtcatttggCTGCTGGCCTCGGAAGCAGGACCCTGACTCAATGCTCCTGGGGTGGGCTGGCTTGGCATCACCCCTCAGTAGAAACCTCTAGACGTGAAAGTGGGATTTGGTCCATCTGCTGATGGTTGGGCAGTGACTGTCTTGGAGCTGAGATGGCTGTGGAAGCTGGGGGCTATGGAAACCCAATCCTGACCCTATAGAGACTTCATGAGTGACTTCCCACAGGACTCCGACCCCTCCAGACTCCTCCTCCGGGGCCTGGGCCTGGAGCCAGCAGCATGCTCTCTGCAGTGAAGGTGGAGGATAGCTGGCCCCAGGGACCCCTGGAGCCCACATCCTGTCAGCTCAGCAAGCAGCCCCACAGCTCCTCTGCCACCAGCAGCCCCAGGAATGTCAAAGACATTGCCCTCGCCCAGGTCCGGATGCCCAGCTGGGGCCCTGCAGCTCAAGGTGAGGCCTGGGCTCATCTGCTCAAGTCCTCCCGggtgggggtctcaggcccccaaCAAGGTTCTGCCAGCCCACAGGGAAGGGGCACCTGGGTGTCTCGCGCGTGGACAGAGGCGTCCACCTGGGCATCCTTCccaagaggtggtggtggtggtggtttagtcgctaagtcgtgtccgactcttgtgactccatggactgtagcccgccaggctcctctgtccatgggattttccaggcaagaataccggagtgggttgccatttccttctccagggttccaAGTGGTTCGTCCCATCCCTTAATCTCCATCCTCCTTAACCCAGGCCCTTGCCCAGGGAGCCTTCCATTAGAAGGGCCTTGGTTTTGCAGAGAATCCCCAAGTGTCAGGAAGCTGCCCACTGCGTGTGGCTCTCTCTCCACCCACCCCTGGGCCTGGGTACAGCTGGCTGGCATCGCTCCTCCAGACTGGGGAGCAGAGAGCTGATGGGAGCCGGCCCTGAGGGAAGGGCATCCTGCCTGGCAGGCCCCACGCCTAATGTGGGACTCATCACTCCTGAGGAAGACAGGCAGGCCGGGCAGTCAGCCGGGGCTGGGCCGGTGGGGGGAGACGGGCCAGAGATGGTGACGGGCCATCTCCCCGTCCCAGCCGGCAGCGCCTCGAGCTCACCCCTGGAAGCCCTGGAGGCCTGTCTGAAGGGCATTCCCCTGAGTGGGTCGTTACCTCCCCAGCCACCGGCCAGTTCTTGGTCCCGGAGCCCCCAGCCAGGAGACCCCGGGTCTCAGAGGCCCGAGCTACCGCGCCTTGGACCACACAGCAAAGGTAGCCTGTGCCATGGGCTCAGGGTGGCGTTTATCCTTGTGTACGGAAGGGGGTCGGTGGGGGGAATGCTGAGGACGCCGTTAGGTCCCCCCTCCTCATCCCAGGCTAAAGCGGGGGGCGCACATGCCCCTGTCTCCCAGCCCCTTCTCATGCCTGCCCCCCAACAACCCCTGCATTTGGTGGAAGCCAGTTAAACTCTGCCCCCTGCCACCTCTGAGAGCTTCACTGACCCTCTAGGCCCCTGAGGCCAGCAGTTGGGTTTATGTGGGTTAACAAGCTACTGGATTTTAATCAGGGCCATGAGCACCCTAACCTCAGGGGAGATCGCACGGGAGAGGcgttggggcggggcggggcgcctGTCCGCAGCCCAGCGCCCACGGTTTCCCCTCGATGCCAGCTGTGCTTTTCCCCACAGATGTGGTCATAGGGCCTCTCCCGGCTCTGGGCCTGCAGGGCTGCATGAGAGACAGCCCGGCCCTGCCCCTGGGCTCCCAAGGCACCCCTAGCAGCTTCTCGTCATCTAGCAGCTCCGACGGGGACCTAGATTTCCAGAGCCCTGAGCGCAGCCAGGGGCATCGGCCCAGAAAAGGTGAGATGGCCAGCTTGAGGCTGGGAGTGGGTCCTGGGGAAGGGCGGCGGGGAGCGTCCTTGCCCACCGCCACGTGTCCGACCCGACCAGTGTCCAAACCAGGCTTCCGCGCCTGGAGCGGCTGCAGAGAGCAGGCGCAGGACttgttttggggggtgggggtctgtTTTAGTGACTTGGCTCAGAAAAGGCAGGACAACATCTAAGATCTCTAGAAGGCATTTGATGCTTCTTACTAGAAGCATTCTTACTAGAAGCATCAAATACTTCCTTATCCCAGCCTTGAAGAAGTCAGTGTCTGTAACATCTGACTGACTCTCTAACTTAGGGAAAACGTGTAAAACCATCTTGGAAGGGTGTGTTTGGTGTGTGCTCCCCCGGGTCCCTCCGTGAGGGGACCTTGCAGGACCTCAACCCTTTTCTCTACTTGAATAATCCCAGGGCTCCCCATCTGCCTTGTTCATGGACACCTGGTTCCCCGGGGCTCACCTCTGTGTCCTGGCCTCACACTGTCAGTGGAAAGGCCTGAAGCCCCCCTGGGGCTCTGTGCTGGGCCCTCTGGGGCCATCGGATGGGCTTAGGGCCCGCATTCCTGCGCCCACCACAGCTCAGCCCCTCGAGTAGGGGAGCTTTTAGCTCCCAACAGGCAGctgactttgctttttaatttttagtagGTACTGTGCTCGTTTCGTCTTGTTGAAAAGCTGCGGTTAGGTTGCAGAGGGTCGGTGgtgtctgcctccctcccctgctcTCCAGCACTTGCGTCCCCTGAGCCACCCCTGCTGCCGGTTCCTGCACTTCCAGGGATGCTGCGCAGGCGAGCATCCCTCTCGCGGATTCTCCACCGAGCTCCCTGTCTTCCCGCTTCCCTTTGGCCTTAGGGTCCTCGGCGCTGCACGGgccccctcccctttctcctgcAGCTGCTCAGTGTCTGTGGTTCCTTCTCGAGTGTTCTCTATCGGCAGACCTGTTTTCTGAGTCACCCAAACAGCAGGCGACTTCACACCGCCTTGTGGACGCATCCAGCCCAGCCCCCTAGCTCTCCCTGCACTGCCCCAGAACCCCGCAGCATCCGTGGGGAAGCCACATGCAGGACTCCTCTCAAGACACTGAGGTCCCAGCCCCACGATGCTCGGACCTCTGGcagcttctcttttctcccccTCTCTGCCTGACGCCCGCATCAGcaaagatgcttttctggaaagaGCTTGGCTGAGATGTGGAAGGGGAGGGCTTTTCCTGTATCTAGAATTTCAGTTCATGTAGTGGCTATAGTTTCTCCAGCGCTGTCACTAGAAATAGGATTTCTGCAGTGTGTTTTTATCCTCGAGTTGAAATGCATTCATGTTCTCCTTCTTCACCTGCTGCATCTGTACCCTTTTCCCTCTTTGACTAGTCACGTGAATAGTGAATAGCTGACGACAGTCCAGCCTCGGGGCCCATCTCCCCCGTCACTGGCCCGATGGCCTGCTGACTGGCTTCTCTGTGTAGGCAGTCAAGATGAGGGGGCCTCTCCCAGGGCCACCCAGAGGCAGGGCTGACACGGGTCTGGGGCCAGGTCTCCCTCTGGGTGCCCTGAGCTGGTGTGACAGGTCCAGGGCCTGAGCTGCAGTGGACCCGGGACATGGGCAAGGCTCCTGGGGTTCACAGGACTGAGCTCTGGCTGGCCAGGACCGTGAGTGTTGGGTTTTCACAGGAAGCCCCGTGGGAAGCTCCCCGCTCCAGGGCCTGGAGAACTGTCTCAGAGAGATACCTGAGCCCCGGCTGCAGCCTGCCTGGCCCTGCTCCTCAGCTGGAGATGGAGGGCCACGGCGAGCAGAGCCCAGGAACTGGGCAGCAGGCATGGAAGGTAATGTGGGCAGGCCCACTTCCCGGCCTGATATGAGTCAACCTTCTGGAAGCAGCTTGGCTAGAGGCTCGTGGGAGGCCACAAGGCCAATAGCGCTGTTCTCCTGGGTGGAGGGGTGTGGTGGGCCTGGACACCCAGCCCCCCAGTGCTGCTCCGAGTCCAGGCCTGAGCTGGGGCCTTGGCAACAGGGTGTCTGT encodes the following:
- the KRBA1 gene encoding protein KRBA1, which produces MAGQVSIAFQDLAVRFSEDEWRLLGEGQRALYLDVMRENYDTLASLEPGGAVGARSRAGDRQEPPQGGGPLGGAPQHSLHLSALVQLVQEIPEFLFGEGSPESSGGASLDGVAVSSQAVTEDMCPLRDLLRCLPDTPVGLLGLAATPSGSSSSSTPGARGPGSPLPIKTTDKPRPVEEGSPGAPGREPSPATCNQGSSKSRRNPERGTPGAGAASISPGHSPLQGLINCLKEILEPGPQGPEGPRSSPPPPAPSLGASQLSRAELGPGGPPWAVKTEAASGDCPLQGLLNCLKEIPEARDRHPSPSGASDPRLREDPGAWKRNSGGLRPLQTPPPGPGPGASSMLSAVKVEDSWPQGPLEPTSCQLSKQPHSSSATSSPRNVKDIALAQVRMPSWGPAAQAGSASSSPLEALEACLKGIPLSGSLPPQPPASSWSRSPQPGDPGSQRPELPRLGPHSKDVVIGPLPALGLQGCMRDSPALPLGSQGTPSSFSSSSSSDGDLDFQSPERSQGHRPRKGSPVGSSPLQGLENCLREIPEPRLQPAWPCSSAGDGGPRRAEPRNWAAGMEGLRGEACEPAHLGQRGGDVPARSLRLASPQALASGALPTCSPRGPRDLGAARPGQWRWLRDGPATKPSPLHCLENSLKGILPGGPLRFACLAGLGPSPRSSSSSSISSSEGEDPRPEPELWQHPLQERDHLPSSKGLGTLSPQRGGPRAGCSPGEGSRRREPGQRCDFSAGEPGVSGGGERVPQEGHGVAVAELCVATPEMLCALPVRSAVHPCPAAQLGRRPGPGPCQPPGLAHGPQSWKPTAGEESRGLGPGDGRPGVTAGTDGEPLPGGVLQPEPAAAVPGASPGTSPRPPCPCGASLQQELHSLGAALSEKLDRLAGALAGLAQEVAAVRTQVDRLGRRPRGTGPKGLPRGPRLSSGPAHRHLPYWRHKGPPRPRPKILRGGLAEGCRAGELSSGLSSGRLRRVPLDTPSAEPPGPGSSPPWQSHSSACSGPAVQTVRHPFGHPEAHQSPPPLSLPAALPPQVAASVGTAEAEPRGVVAAPPRIPRWPKDPGGVLVGLQRALEGEQWGGELRDPAWGPPSRHLHGLSPTEGAPPPATSPPSSRTFSTLRP